A genome region from Tursiops truncatus isolate mTurTru1 chromosome 15, mTurTru1.mat.Y, whole genome shotgun sequence includes the following:
- the WFDC2 gene encoding WAP four-disulfide core domain protein 2 — protein sequence MPACGYLGHLVATLLLGLLLPLPLLWPQVSTGAEKSGVCPALEADLNCTQECLSDGECADNLKCCRAGCATVCQMPSEKQVSCSKLDIACPQLSLCLNHCQVNSTCLAS from the exons ATGCCTGCCTGCGGCTACCTCGGTCACCTAGTTGCCACCCTCCTCCTTGGCctgctgctgcccctccccctcctctggccccaggtga GCACAGGAGCAGAGAAATCAGGCGTGTGCCCCGCGCTAGAGGCGGACCTGAACTGCACGCAGGAGTGCCTCTCGGATGGGGAATGCGCGGACAATCTCAAGTGCTGCCGGGCCGGCTGCGCCACCGTCTGCCAGATGCCCAGTG AAAAGCAGGTTTCTTGCTCCAAGCTGGACATCGCCTGCCCCCAGCTCAGCCTCTGCCTGAACCATTGCCAGGTAAACAGCACGTGTCTGGCCAGTTGA